The window agtCTATGGTGAAGTTAagcaaaaatggagaaagtggacagccttgacggacaccacttgaggttgcaaaagtagatgacagttcgccataagctctaacTGGAATAGTCGTGTTCGAGTAAATAGCCTTCACAAGGTtcatgtacttctgaggtacgcctttcgatgacagacactgccacagaatctcgagGTCTACTGAGTCAAATGCTAcatttaagtcaagaaagaccaccgtTGTCgaacgccgataagtatgcctatgttctagaacctgacgaatgatGAATATGTTTGTAATGAATCTTAACTACTTACTAAAAATATCTTCATTCGTAAATTTGAAAGCTATAAAGTTTACCTCAGTAAACAGCACAAAGAGCAGGATCATGAAGTTCACTAGAAATTCTCAagcttttaaaaaaaatacaaattttattttattttttttcatttaagaaAAATGATCAGAACACGTAACtttcattcacttatttatttattttattcttgttGTTGTTTCCTTTCagttaaaacaaaacagtttacttgaatattattttttattaattctacaacatttatttaaatcattattattatttaagtatAATTCTATGgataataaacataaacatatacATACAACATACATGTATAAtacatattatattattattatatggaaaaaatttattgaaaattgtcatttattaatatgttcaattaaaacaattcatcaaaataattttcaaacattgaatattgtacaaaaatataaaagtaaAAGTTTATTAGATTTAacaaattttataaattataataattatccATGGAATATATCATGTACATATAAATCTTTCACTCAATGCTTTAGATCTAGTTTACCAATATTGAAAATTGATCAACCTATAGTTATGAATGTAAACcctagtaataataacaagaataataatatgGTTAAAAGTACATCAACTAGTGATTTCGAATCGATTTGTTCTGATAATGATCTACTAGATAAACATATAGAAAGTGAACatttaacaaatattttcaATCGAAATATTTGTCTATCTGAAGAATTAGATACAGAAACTAAAGATGGACAAATCAAATCTAAGATAACTTTGGaattatcaaatttaaaatCTTCTAACAAGAATATATTTGAAAGTTTAGAGAAGATTAGTTCATCCACAAATAATGAATTAACACATTTATCTATATCTAATAGTAGTTGTTCTGTATTGTATCCACAGTTACCAATAATCTCTATACCAGCCCCACCACCATTTAATCCCCCTCCTCCTCCACCTCCACTCCCTGgaacttttttttcttcatcaaAAATATCATTTACATCAGGATCAGGTAATACTTCAACTGAAGATGAAAAATCCCGTCATCAAGAAATACAAAATCAAATAGTATCCAGTACTATAAATGTAAACGAATCTAATATACATAAGCTAAAACCATTTCGTTGGACAAAAGTTTATACATCTAAATATAATAATGTATGGAATAACAATAATTGTACATGCTCGAAAACGTCTGATCATAATGAAACTGTAAGAAGAAAACCAATCAGCTTTATTAATCTGAGCAAATTAAATGTCCTATTTGCTCAGAAGCAAAAACTTTCTATGAAAAATCCTGAAATGAAAATATCACCGAACACGGAGTTGTTTCGCCTACAAATGTCAACTGATAAACAAACAGTTGAAAGAGGAATTAATTATGACTGTTTTCATCAGGAATTCTCAGGTGAAAAAAATGTACAAGAAAGCAATTTAACAGTGCCTACAACTTCGGATCGTAAACTACTTTGTGCTATAAATTCTTATCCCATACGTGGGAGATCACTTTCATCTTCGCGTACTATGGAGTTTATTCAAAAACATAATGAGGTAACTGTCActatgttcatatatatatcaaccaTTTTGATTCCATTTAAAACGTCTTTAGAAATCTATACAAACATTAAGTAGTTAGGTCTGATTCAATGAACCACGCTGAAACAACATTTAATGTGATTATAGTTCAAACCCATGAGATTGAGGAACCCATGGATGGCTTTTAAAAATTCCTATTCTTAAAAAcatgttatttttaaattgaacTGCTTAAAGATGTTGTTAACAGACTCACCTAATTGCTCTTCATTGAAAAAATTActagataatataaaattttaGGAAGTATTCCCAATAAATGACGTAAATATAAATCTCAGGTACAAGAGAATGGAACACCAAAAAATAGTTCATCTGAGTTATAAATCTTTACATTATTACTTTTGTGACGATGATAATCAGAATAAAATTTGACACATATTCATCAGCTACTTTCAGTAGCTCACATGCTGTTTTATACCTATTGCATTATAAAAAATATTAAGACTTGGATGAATTACTGCTGCATCTAACAAATATGCAGTGTAGTTTATAGTAAGACAGTTACAAACGAAAGATACGATCCGATATAATTCGTTATTTAATCCTATAACATCAGATCCATCATATCCTCTAGAACCGAAGTATTAACAGTAAAAACTTGAATAGAATACCTGAGAATATCTCTCACATTTGTCAAAGTATATTTGCTTCAATTTTTAGCCAATAGCAAAAGTCTTCTTTCTGTGTCACATACTTCTTTAATCTTATATTTCTAATTTAAGCCCAACTTATTGGAAAGTCAACGGTGtttgaatataaacatttttctaCGTCAGTTTCGACATATTCATATAAACTTACTCGATCTGATTGATCAGTGTGATGGTAGTTTAATTGGTTCAGAACGGTTAAAAGATTTGATTAAATTACTTCCAACAGATCAAGAAATAAAGTGTTTGAAAGCATTTCAAGGTAATGTAAATTATATGGATCCTGCTGAACGATTTTTTTATGATTTAGTTAGAATACCAAAGTAAGTTATGTTTCAATGAAAGTGTTTTT of the Schistosoma haematobium chromosome 4, whole genome shotgun sequence genome contains:
- the FHDC1_1 gene encoding FH2 domain-containing protein 1 (EggNog:ENOG410VAHM~COG:T,Z) yields the protein MNWISTEEYHSTNQNNNHSYILSNQFKSQRNISQLESLNIETDVNNTNNRASFTQCSNLSSLVENPYHITTSRQQLSEESIRVPVIPSLPMKNVDCINNNVQNCINCKGDLINYLDNVKFSYKNVDEIDHLYKKLRKNLKQNSLLEYYFLLILQHLFKSLLLFKYNSMDNKHKHIHTTYMYNTYYIIIIWKKFIENCHLLICSIKTIHQNNFQTLNIVQKYKSKSLLDLTNFINYNNYPWNISCTYKSFTQCFRSSLPILKIDQPIVMNVNPSNNNKNNNMVKSTSTSDFESICSDNDLLDKHIESEHLTNIFNRNICLSEELDTETKDGQIKSKITLELSNLKSSNKNIFESLEKISSSTNNELTHLSISNSSCSVLYPQLPIISIPAPPPFNPPPPPPPLPGTFFSSSKISFTSGSGNTSTEDEKSRHQEIQNQIVSSTINVNESNIHKLKPFRWTKVYTSKYNNVWNNNNCTCSKTSDHNETVRRKPISFINLSKLNVLFAQKQKLSMKNPEMKISPNTELFRLQMSTDKQTVERGINYDCFHQEFSGEKNVQESNLTVPTTSDRKLLCAINSYPIRGRSLSSSRTMEFIQKHNEVTVTMFIYISTILIPFKTSLEIYTNIK